The Caloenas nicobarica isolate bCalNic1 chromosome Z, bCalNic1.hap1, whole genome shotgun sequence region CCACTAGTGGTGTGATGCAACTGTAATTCCAGATTGGTTATATTTTCCACTTGAAATCCCAGTTTGAAGGGCTTACATGttcctttgctttaaaaagaacaaaacaaaacaaaacaaacttcctGAAATGTAATGCATAGATTTCTAGCCTAAAGGCAAATTGATCTGcctaaagagaggaaaaaaaaattgtagtttaatatttttcaattattaCACTGGTCAACCTAGTTctaatgtttttcatttgctatAATGGAGAGAAACAAATAACTTGATCTAAAACAcacaatgtatttatttccataaGTAAACAGTATATTTTTGCTACATCATAATTTTCATAATAGCAAAATACATAAtctgaaactgcagaaatacTTTAGATGAGTGTATCTTGACCTTGTCAAACGTAGCGAAATGTGTGCCTGGTTTTGTATAACTGCGTAAAGTAGAACAGTTGCATTTGTGGAACATGTTTCCATAAACGGTGAAAGACCTACCTACTACCCAAGCAGTTTATCACACTTctacctgcagagctgctgaaataCAACAGATAAGTTTGTTGGCTGAGACGCACTTTTAACATACAAAACACTTGAGCCTAATCCTTAAATTGCAATACATTCAATTCTGTTCCTCTGCTTTGTATCAAATAACTTTACTAACTTGATTTTCTGAAGTAGGAGTCGCATCTTAATGCACATAAATCATGTTTGCATTAGTCAGATTTAGGCCTCAATCATATTTACAGTTTCTGACACTTATGTAAACATAGATTATTATTCTGTTAGAAACTGGGGCCACTTAGCCACATGTACTAGCTAAATTGTGTagtattttttgaaaactggaaagaaatatgttttagaATGCACAGTTATGATGCCATTTTAATCAATGGTAATGTTTGTATGGATtttggcttggaaaaaaaaagggttcaAGCTTTATGGCCCTGGCCCACCCACATCTGCATTTGAAAGATATGTCTGGACTAAAGCAAACAGGTTTTGCCAGTGTCTATGATCAAATCAGTGTCCTAAACCATCTTACAAACAGGTCGACTTATTAATAAGATTTTGTGTCTGCAACATTGTCTGtgtccaaaaaagaaaaaaaaagataaaatatttccaaacaaaaattGTTAATAAGGTAATACCATTGTGCTCTTAATTAGAAGTTGGATGTGAAACACAAgtaaacagtttaaaataattggaaaaaaatgacagctgaAATCACTTTCTGCAACTCaagatacttaaaaaataaaatttatttctcaaaaataaattaagatgtTATTACAGCAAGATGATAAGCTCAAAAAcagttggaaaaataaaaaggttgtCATTTGTGTCAGTACAAAACCCCCACATTATTTACAAATCCAATACAAAAATTTTCTCTTTGAACACACAATTACGTTGCCAGCAAGAGCATTCCTGGGTTGCTGCTTATCCAATTGGAaacattccttccttccttgacAATTCTTGCCCCTGAAACAAAACGCCTGTGATCAGAACCTTTCTTTAAACTTACGCACTCAATTTACTGTATCTCATCATACAGAgtattgtttcatttcatttcaaggAAGACCATGTTCATAGCCAGAACATCAAGTTACTAAAGATAATCAATATTCAAATTTCTCCATAAAGCAAACAGTTAAGAGTGTGCCATTAAAACTGTAGCTTTTAAATCATTAAACTGGTTTAACTTTAGGGGATTAAGATTCAGCAAACACCAGGATATAAAATAGAATTACGTGGGGAGAAGTAATGACATTTATTCTAAAGAGACACCGTGTTGTTCCTTCTAGGCAGTTAGAGTAATGGCATTAAAAATTGATAATTTGTGTATCCAAGGAACACTTTACGTTTTCAAGAGCTTCTGGgctctgttgttttctttcaattcttttcttcagctgattTATTTCTTGATCTCTCTGGAGCAACTCAAACTCTTTTTCACGAAGTTCATCTTTAGAGTGCTGAAGTTTCTTCTCTAAGATCTTTATctgaacagaaaatgtaattaaatcagaacagatattttaccaaaatcagaacaaatttaaagggggaaaaaagccaacacacacacaaaacaaacccaaaagactCACAAATACTGTCAGTATTACCTCTGACTTTGGACTCCtttgtacattttttattttattttcgtcaacattttcctttattaaaagATCGGTTTGGGAGCTATACCATATCaggtaaaagaaaacacattttcctttttatactgATATATTCCTGCAAATTTTTTAGTTTTAACTGacaaacattaaatatttttgctagtACATTATTAAGAtactccctccttccctctccctacAATAAGGAACCAGTTTTACTCTTCTAGATTAAACCTGGCCAGCTATAGCGGACCAGACTTTCTCAGAGAATTAGCTGCCCTTTGTTAAGGAAACTGGGTTTTAATTTAAGCAAGAGTTACCTGTTTGTTGCATTCCTTAATTTCTAACTCTGACTTCTCTAAATTGCACTCTAATCGAATTATTTGTTGTTCCATTTCTCCCCTATGTTCACGAACTGTCATATCCAACTGTGTAATCTagaggtaaaaaagaaaaggaaatattttattttgaactaGTATGCAGATTTGAAGTAATATTACAAAATAGGATAgcaaaaagaatgaaacaaatTCTTTGTAGTCTCAAGAATATTCTCTCAAGCAGCCAATATAAAAATGCACCCTAGCTATCTTGTTTAAAAACTAAGAGTCAAACACAAAGAGACAAGTGGAAAATTGGGAAAAAGTCCATAACTGAGTATGTTTGGTCCTTGGATGCACAGAACACAAAcctatttctcattttaactGGCATATAATGAGTGGCTTATTATACTAATCCATCTTGTTAGAAAGTGCTGAATTttgccaaagcaaaaaaaatccaatcgttctgatgaatttttttttttaatccccacCCCTTCTCTCTGAACCTCAAATATTCTTGTATACGAAGGCTGGTAACTCCTGCAGGAAGTAGCTATTAGAAGGCTGATTATAAGTGACAGAAGAACAGTTCTGTCATGATGGGTATAAAATCCTGAAGGCAGACCAAAAGACTGAGCTACAGAAATTTATTCATAACAAAGATGCTGTTTCATATTTAGAGGCTGCTTTAAGGCTAATCAAACATGCTCCAGTCtaaacaaggaaagaaatctATCATCTCCAAGCACACTTCAGTGCAgatctttccttcattttatcAAACACCAACACAACAGTTGTCCtgtaacagaacaaaaccaaaacagtagCCTGTGGTCCCTTGGAGGAGTACAACCTGATTTTCCTGGTACCATAAGTCTTCAGTAACATACAGCTGGTTTTGAGCTTGACACTGTGGCTATATAAACAGTACAGTTTGGAACGATACATGAAGGCAATTCAACCTAGAAGGCTTTTTATAAGTTATCTGCTATATAACAGGAATAATTGTCAGTAACATAGTTAAAATGATCTGACCTGAGCCGCTCTTTGTTTCAGTTCCCAGTTCCTTTCTTTTAATGCTTGGTCCATGTCAAGGAGTTCTTGGTTTTTGTCTTCAATTTCTCCCTTGCAATACCTGAAATTCTCATGTTTAATTGCTTAATGCACATTCAGTTGCTTAGCTTCAAGTATCCAGCTTGAAAATCATGAGATCTATTACTTAAAGCCAAATTACTCTAAAACGTTAATCAACTAGTTGATTGCAATAAACAACCCCAAATGGAATAACTTCTTATTCAAGTTATTTAATTGGTTATCAGGAaaactgttcttaaaaaaagaatactACAGAAGCAAGTATCATTAATTTACAGTCAGAAAGGAAACTGGACCATTTCAGTATAAAAGAAAGTAATTATCTTACAATTATTTCACAGCTTTGGgattcagaaaataattgtagcagattttaaaatagaattccCAAAAAAGAATTCAGCacttttagaaattaaaagggAGCCAAGGAGCTACTGTATCAAGTTACCATACAGCCACAGACCACCTAAAAATTACAGAGAGTTggcaagaaaatttaaaaagaccATCCAAACTATTTGCTAAGTAACACGACTAAGTTTTCCTTATGGAAAAGATACTCACCTGAGCTCAGTTGTTAGATCCCTAATAGCAACATGCTTCTCCTCCAGAGAGGACTGTGCATTCTGTAATGAATCTTGCAATTCCTGAAGCTGTGTTAAAGCAACTTTTAATTCTCCATGGGCATTCTGTAACGCAGATTCTagttctgctgttttctgtaagGCTTCCCTGTGGCAAGTCTCACTTTGAAGCAGCTTATCTTCTAAATCATTCACTGTTTCACAGACGCATACACACAcaccagaaaacacaaaacatttaatCATTAGTAGTGTCAGAGTCTTTATGCAACACCACTGCCTACTAGCACTTGTGGTCATCATGAATTTTCGGTATCACCATCTTTAGgaaaaactagaaaaacagTGACTTATGAGGTTATAAACAACCTTTTAATGATACCTAAGtctctgctggttttattcAGCTCATAATATATAATTGGCTTGAAATATGAGGATGTATCTAAAAACATTTCACCAAGGAGAAAGTACAGAGACAACATAGTAACCAAATACGTAGTGCTACGAAAAATGCAAGCAGAATTGCTTGTAAGCCTCCAGTTTAAAAGTAtggtaaaattaaattaaataatggaGGAGGAGGGGCTGGAGAGTTTGTTATTTCCATAAACTCTCTtgtggggttttctgtttgtattctGTGCTGTATTTTTGGGAATAGCATATGCCTTTATTAAATCTATGTGTCTTGTTCGATTAACCACATTAAGAATCTGTAAGACCAACTTATAGGGAACACTACCTATTCATCTCACCTGGGGTAAAGGTACACCACACAAAAGAGAGAATTTGcaaagttacattaaaaaagagTTTGTAGGGTTTTGGGAGCATGGGTTGTTTGGGGGAAGAAGGTTTAgtgtttgattgtttttaaattatggaattaccaacacacaaaaaaaccccacaacatatTTTGACTCTCATGTACTTGATTATAAAAcagagtaaaaaggaaaaaaagtctaacACATACAGAGAAGTGGCATGATGAAAGGAAGCCtgagaaacaaaataacaaaattaccCTTGTTTGCCTTTTCATTGAGCTCTGATCGTGCTTCTTCCAAGGTAATATCCAGCTGATTTATCTGCATTGCTTTGTCTTCACAGTCTTGTTTTAATTGCGCTACTTCTTCTTCCATACGGGTAAGTTCATTCTTGCACTGATTCATCTCCAATTTAATTTGTCTAAATAGAAGAAGCAACCAGAACAAATTGAACCTTGTAATAACAAAAGCAACATATTTATGGCCTTAGTGGCTCTAAGACAACAAGCATTTGTGAATAAAATAGGgataaaaagaaattcaagttAAGCAGGCTTTTCTCACAATTAAAAcacaacaacacacaaaaaaggtaTTCTTTAAGACTACCAAGCTCTCCTAGAATGTACTATCTAAAATTACAAGCAACTTGATACATTTATGAATTGAATTGCATTATGAAGTGCTATCTTAAGGCTAAATAGGTTGCCAAGACACACTTTAATTCCAGTGGAAGACTGTTCCACAAACTCATGTCTCTGCTAGTTAGAAACTTCCCTTCTGATTTCCAATCTATACTCATACAGAAACTGAACTGTATGACTACACAGCTGAATACCATTTCAGACAGCAATCTTTCTTATTGATATGTCTATTTGCAGAATATACCTCTCAGTTATTCTAAACCTACCTGATTGTACCATTAAGTTCATCCACCTTCTGTCTGTTTACATCTGCTTCCTGAGCAGCTAAGCCaagtttcttctctgcctttctcaACTCATCTTCTGCATatgctttctgcttctgaagCTCTTGTTCCAAATTGGATACCTATGTAAAAGGGTATTTTAGACGTGTTGGTACTTCGAAGTTACATTCCAAAGAAACATATATCCTTGTGTTGCAACTCATATAGTGAGAGttttaacacagatttttttagtCTAAAATTTGATATAATTTAAGACTAGAACTTTGCAGTTGTATTTGAAAGACAAATAGTTTCTAGTAAATATAACAAGATTCAACTTTCTGAATTTCAATACACCTCTCCTTAATTGCAGTCTACGGTTTGATTTTCCAAGTAGTTAGCCACTCTAATGCTAGCTAGAGTTTCTGAAAGCACAGAACCTGGTttaagacaaaacaaaccactaAACTCTTTATTTTAGATACATCTAAAATTACAACTATCAACTCGAATATCAAAGaaacattcagattttaaaggtattagaaaaacatatataaaagcatttaattaTCTGTCTTGATGTAGACACTTCTCACCATACTGTACCTGTTTTTCAAGTTTAATTTGAATATCTTCCAGCTCCCCATTTCTAATAGTTTCTTGCTGTAACATTTGCTGCTGATGATGCAAAGTTTGTTGTAGGCGAATATTTTGTTCACTTGTACCCTGAATATTCTGAtcttttagttttatttctttctgtaaataatgaacctgaaaacacatttattttccattacaataaaacattttaatttgcatttgcatCAGGTATTCTCTTCCTTCTTAATGAGCATAGAATCACACCTATGATTCAATGAAACTTCTGACTCCGAATTTATGTTGCATTATAGTTTTGACAGTATAACACATATCTCATAATTCATTACTGAGTGGTGCTTTATAAAGTGAGGAAAGAAGTAACTTACTAGCCCCAGTTGTTGCCTTATTGCTTTCTAAATATATCGAAAGTggtcaatattttaaaaacatatataacaaagatttttcatttctaaattagtgaactgtttttctttctgtcactcttctttatttctcagaaaGTCCTTGTTTTCCCCTTGAGATTTTGTTCTCATTCCTCCCCtttgtttcttcctccctctATGACAACATTCATTCCAATAAAAAACTGGAATTCTGAGTGCCTAACTTGTCACATGTTGAATTGTCTGATTTCTCAATTATGAGTAACAATAATTTCCAGGGAGGGAGCGTGCGCGTGGGAAGCAGcaaatgttcttaaaaaaaaaaaatttaaaaaagtcACTAACTGCTCACCCCAAAGTGGAAGTAGTGACTGTCACTTACTTCTGAAGACACTGGTCACAAATGCAAAACCTCATTTGCTGCCCTCAGGTTTTACACAGCATCCAGTCTCTTCATGCAGTATAAGAACACCAGATTTTAGGGCTTAGAAAGCAGCAGTAATTATCACAAGCTTATGCGTAACGCAGACCATAGGTTTCCATCCATCCTCCTGCACAGGCTGTAGTAACCTCCGGCTGACTAAAGCCCATCTCTGAGCAGGTAGGACAGTACTGACACCAACAGCCTACTATGATAATTAGTTCATGTGGTTAGTCATCCccacaaataaaaattagtGCTAATAATATGTAAATTTAATCATTCCTTGTTTTCATATAGTAAAGGAAAGTATGATAAAACTCAGGGCTTGATGTAAAAATTTTCTTAGGCCCAGGACTTCTTCTCCATTAAGATACTTGAAACACAAATCAATTATATGCACCTATGTTTAAATTGCAGTAGCGCTCTCCCAATTTTCTCCAagacaatgttttattttacttaattcTGATTTTGTTACTTCTTTCAACAATTCATTTATCTTGGTACTTCCTTTTCCTATGCTCATCCAGTGTTTCTTAGTTCTGATTTTCCCCTTTACCCTCATAAAATGCATATTCTTCTCCCAGCTTGCTTCCTATTCACATTTCTTGCTGCAAATGTTTTGTCTCTTATTTCACAGACAAACTTTTAGATTAAATAATTTGTAACAAGCGTTCTCTGCAATACAGAAGAATTGTTAAAACAAGCTGTTACCTCTTCAGACCTTTTTTTGAGCTGATTTTCAAATATCTCCTTATTTTCTTGTGACTGACTCAAATACAGTGCAACTTCTTCCTTACAGATGTCTAGTGCTGACTCAAGTTGTCCCACCTAATTGAACGTAACAGATTAGTTAAAATTGCGTGCCATAGTTTTTATTAACTAGTCTAACTGAAATGTTAAAAACCACCTTTGTATAAAATGCCtgaaaagttacatttttatcTTAAGAGTATTAAAACAGGCACAGATGACTGTGATAAActttaaaactgaaacagtattcagaaattaaaattatttgtgaaattaaaatattttagtctaTGTTTAAATCATGAGACTATCAGTTATGAGAAGTTATTCCAGTATTTGTCAGCAGCtagaatttaaaagcaaacatatgTCACATACCAAATCATTAATCCACCATGTTTTATTACACATAGACTTGTATAAATAAGTTTGGAATAATCATcacatttttgaaaaagacTTGTCACAGCTTGCATAACATTCAGATCTTAATACAATTCCTCTCATAAAGCTACTaagcagcaatttttttcctttctgcactgAGAGACAGCACCTGAGTTCTaccaaaagggaaaggaaaagcttttagCAACGTCAACACTATTAAGCTATTTTACCCTTTTACtattaatttgtatttgagTAATCTCTATCAAATCTCTTATAACTTCAAACAGATTAAAATTATAACAAATAAACCCCCAGAGGTCTTAAGCCATAGAAATTAAACTTTTCTCAACTGTTTGGTTTCAATGCTAAGAAGGCTTCTCTCATCAATGAGAGCTGTGCTGAATTCAGCTAATTTGGCTAATGCTTTCAGTGCTACCGATTTTCTAAACCACATTGGATTTCGTACCTCTCTCCCCACCCAAGTCAAGAGCTTTATGAAGAAAAGTGATCATGGGTCTTAATTTTAAATCTCTGAAAAACCTCCTAAATACTACAAATAGAAAAGTGGTGCAACACAAGTTCAGAAAGAGCCACCAGCTAATCCCCAGTATCTTCTAGTGATAACCTGAAGATTTAATGCTGTTTGAAACCTGACCCTGGTAAATCACTACATGGTAACTGTATATTAAAATACTCTTGCAAATGCTGCATGGAAATATGGAACAAACACTAGGAAGAAGTATAGATGACTAAAAATATGACCAATTTTACAATATCACATGTCTAAAATATATGTCCTGTCTAGAACAAAAACCTACATAACATTATCTTCATTAGACAGCATTTTACTGTAAGAGTACAAGAACAAATCTGCCCTATTTGTAACTACAGTAATTTTATAAAGCAATTATGCATTGTGTAACATTTCTTACTGCAAGCTTCACCAtactttcaattaaaaaaaaaatggaaatgcttcAGGTTAATGACTTCTGAAATATCTATGAGTCAAAGTTCTATAAAGCAGCCTTGAAATAGTTTTTCTGTGGAGGATAAAAGGAAATACACCATTACTGCAAACTTTAAAACTATTAATTGAAAATTACAAAGAGCTTACTAACTTTGATTCTTTCTTCTGTTAACTGACTTTTCAGCACCTTCAATCCTTGATCTTTCCTGATATTTTGATTTTCCATTTCCTGTTTGTACACATTTTTATGCAAGagaacaaaatttaaatatagtTACAGTAATttaactaataaaaaaatcatactgagaatcagaaaaaaactcccacaaaaaaagagatcagtgtatttaaaacacaattGCTTGTATACTATATTTGTGTGCATCATACTTTGAAGTGAATTTGGTTGCCAATAGCTTCatattctgcagcagcaggtattattaaaaggaataaaacattGCCATAATAGAACATCCTTGGTTTTCCAGCTAGTGCAGAACAGATGCAATTGTTCTTTAGCCAGACCTCTTTCCTTTGATTAGAGCAAGAAGCCCAAGGGGCAAACCAGAGGCATTAACAGAATGCTGAGGCAGAATATAATGAAAGGTCATTAAAGGCTGtaaaatttatattatattactAGTAGCTGGGGATTTATACTAGATTCAGTCAACTACTCAAAAAagaattaacaagaaaaaacttAAGTAtctttaattttctcattttttcccatGTGTTCATGTATATGCTTTTCACCATTATCAGTCGGTTGATTTACATTTGAAGAATGTCAAGATCCAGCCTTACCTCTCTGctttctatcagcagcctatCCAGTGATTCAATGTGATGCTGTTTATGTATAACATCTTGTTGCAGAAtagatattattttctcttgttcaaTAAATTGTTGATGTTTCTTCTCTAGCTGTGTCTGAAGCTGTCCATAAGTAATTaatgatttattatttaataagcTTTTTCAGAGAATTAGTGCATCTAAATATGTCATTCATTTCTATTCACCCATCACTtaagaattaaaaggaaatacattCCTGCCATCAGCAGTATTGCACAGTAtcaaaaatatcaagaaatcCCAAACccttaatattttaaagcaagaggAGAATTAAGAGAATGAGGGCAGGCAGAGTGTCATTGCCTGTCACCAGCCAAGACAGTGAGACATGCATACATTCTTTAGTAAAAGATGACAAGCTTCTCGAACAGCTAGAAATAGCCACAGTTACATCTCTAATCACATGAAGCAATGGAATTCTTCTCTGAAGACTGAAAACCCTACCGGCAGTTCTCCCTGAACACAGATGCACATAAGGCTCAGGCTGGCAGAGGTGCAGCAAATGAGATAATACTGTTAGAagctgtcatggtttaaccccagtaGGCAAAAAAAGCTATGCTTTTTTTTGAGCTAGGTGTTTCGATCAAAGAACAACAGTATTATTCCTAAATCACTATTTCTCTTCAGTTGAGGAGAATAGAGGATATTAATATCCCAGAGGGAAATAATGGGATTGTGTAGTGTTACATGGAAAATGAACTAAAATCAGGAAATGTAGGGAGAAGATAATATCACTTTTTAATTGGACATCTGCCTCAGAATTactaaaaagacaaagagattAACATAGGAAAAATGTTACCAAGTATATCACTCATACATACTAGCACATAAGGAAGGCCTTACCATTTCAATctgtttctccatctctttgtgCTGCTCAAGGTGAaccaacttttctttttcaaaagcagaagttaTTTGCTTATGTTCTTCATTGATAGTTGTTTCCAGCTCATGAATTCGTCTGTTTTTCCCCTGGgtaacagcaacagcaaaaaggacttaataaaaatatttagctgtGATATTAAATAGTGGTTTGTTTGATGATACAGTTCCTAGATTTCATAAAAGAACACCACAGAAAATACCGAAGTTATATACAGCATGTTTCATCTCAAAAGATGTCACACCTATAATATAGGCATAGAATGACACTAAACGCAGCCACTACACAGAGACTAGGTGTCTGCCAAGGTGGATGATGCAGAGGAGCAACTAAAGCAAGGAACTTCTCATAGACACAAAAAGAAATTCCATGCTCACATGGATAAATGGAAtctttaaaatgcagctttgcaTTCGAAAGGGTCCAcatgaaaaatttccttttctagCAAACTTAGATCCCttctcaaaactgaaaaagttcGTATAACAATACCCAGACCAGAATTTACAGTGCTCCAAGTGTTAGATCACCTTCACTTATTACCACTTAGAAGACTTCTTTTTATTCACAGGTCTGCATCTATttcttgaaaatacattttaagaacaacaacaaaaaaagaaacagaaaagtgatTTGTCCAATGTCTTGGTTAACATTTGGAATCCACCTCTGTTACCTTTTACCCTAATAATTTTACGTGGAAGACTACTtgagaatttcagaaaaagaaacagaacagtgCCAACACAGTACATTCTAACCTACTCATCATATACACCAAACCAACAGTGTATAAGCTAATTTTAGgagtggttttgttctgttgcaGGGAGGGAAAGCAGTTTCACTAAGTGGGGATTAAAAGGAGATTTAGAGAGTGAGCTCAAGGGATggaaaaatcttcattttttcatagAGACGATAAAATTCTGATCTCCCTAAAACTATTGGCAGTGCTACAACTGATTTCAATATGACCAGATTTTCATTGCATATATCATCACAAGGAAAAAGTAACATATCCATTAATAACTTAACATgttcaaaagcaggaaaaagggGATATTTTATTTGATGCAAGATTATTCTGTTTCTAAGAACTTCACTGTCTAAAAATTGCAGAGATTGTTTAGCAGATGTGAAACTCTATCCGTTTTGAATACATGAAATACCACAGTTTCAACTTAAACTTTAACCTCTATGTATGTCTCTTTACATAAATGTAGTTTCTCATTGAGAATATGGTACCATGAGTTCCTCTTCCAACTCAGTATttcttgctgcagcagcagaataaGCAATAGTCTTTTCTTCCAATTGTTTCTCAAGTGCAGAAAGTTGAGAAGATTTCTTTGTTATCTGGAATTAAATATGGCACAAAACAGCATGAAGACAAATGTTCTGAGTTTATTCAAGTATTTGTATCTACTTTCTTACCATCAATTCACTTTATTACTTAAAGAGAACAATTCAGGACAACTACCCCAATTTTTCCAATTCATTATAATTATCAGTGTCATACAAGTGAATTAACTATTACAGAATTATGACATTTATGGCCATTATTAGGAAATACTGCAAATGCCTTTATGCTGGAATTCTACAAACACGTTGGGACCAGAATGTAAACATTATCACTTTAACTTATTCAACCAGAGAAGAGCTAGCCAAATTTTTCTTAGATAtgccagattttaaaatgaatatggCAAATGCAGTTTTTCCAGAACTATTGTCTTAAGTATCTTCGACTACTGAACTAAACAAAAGATGACGTGTTTTTTCAGTGCTACTAAAAACTTACTTCTCTCTCTAAGCTACTAGTTTTTGAAGCCTTCTTCAATAAGTCTTCTTGTATGATTTGAAACTGACTGGCTCTCTGAGCCATGCTGGTCTTCAAAGAAGAATTCTCATCATCTGCTTTTGTCAGTTTAGTGTGTAactcttctatttctttctggaaTCTTTGCCTCTCCTTTTCAAATTGTTTGCTGATAAGTTCCAACTGTTGACAATTTCTCCTCTctcaaagtagaaaaaaaaaaaagttaagatcAATTTATAAGAGAACATACAAACCAGTACTCAAGCAAATAATCACACAAACCAAAGAGCAATGGAATATAATTTAATGACAGCATATTGAACTAACAAATATAGtattcagatatattttttccttgtaatgTAACTGAAGGCTGTGattcatgaaaacaaacaaaaaaccccaacaaacaaacaaaaaaatgaagacagcaTCATTATATAGGTGCCCTGAAGTCATTCCATGGAGCAGTCCTAATAGGAGTTGCAGAAGTGATTACAGAAATTCTGCAACAGCAAGATACACAGAAAATAGTCAAATAAAATATGGAGACATTAGCATAAcctgcataaagaaaaaaaatacatgtttctaTTTCAACACAACTCATAGCTTGGTTACCGCTGAACAAGTAACTTA contains the following coding sequences:
- the CCDC18 gene encoding coiled-coil domain-containing protein 18, which codes for MEYSMWTCSESAAAGDLFANLQSLQNQLRRTEKDLQTVEEELSSTSTSEHYGHCFDEAVDLTLKDLAQPNCNYQGISNCKKNAGKTSCHDFQRKSKSYSVSTTPDKIVEENECLKEKLNALHQQNAYLASQNCYLKNRAETMNVELMQSKTRISYLESTVGTHLVSILKLKEQIINLEAEVSAQDKILRDAEDKLDQSRKIEMEKENMLQRYKKDYKNLKIELIERSEQRKRTEQQRNEALLNAEELTRSFKKFKEKAAEKLEKVKAEEVLLRKHLINCEKEKDKLNEKCVSYRKDLESLEEQLRQLREENHSTKEEIKTLEAKNTEMVSMLTWSDEKIIELESELSEKGIILKEKNALISENAELKALTAQQHNCLKLCHQEIEDSREELNILETIISQFSQSTSEEFKWHHLKHQLSSFTTKEALSESCESSIKLTMKEAEIQKPRANLTVCNCAEHLSNDNEGQENSGLCGVEEDLIKLIRSQGERRNCQQLELISKQFEKERQRFQKEIEELHTKLTKADDENSSLKTSMAQRASQFQIIQEDLLKKASKTSSLEREITKKSSQLSALEKQLEEKTIAYSAAAARNTELEEELMGKNRRIHELETTINEEHKQITSAFEKEKLVHLEQHKEMEKQIEMLQTQLEKKHQQFIEQEKIISILQQDVIHKQHHIESLDRLLIESREEMENQNIRKDQGLKVLKSQLTEERIKVGQLESALDICKEEVALYLSQSQENKEIFENQLKKRSEEVHYLQKEIKLKDQNIQGTSEQNIRLQQTLHHQQQMLQQETIRNGELEDIQIKLEKQVSNLEQELQKQKAYAEDELRKAEKKLGLAAQEADVNRQKVDELNGTIRQIKLEMNQCKNELTRMEEEVAQLKQDCEDKAMQINQLDITLEEARSELNEKANKVNDLEDKLLQSETCHREALQKTAELESALQNAHGELKVALTQLQELQDSLQNAQSSLEEKHVAIRDLTTELRYCKGEIEDKNQELLDMDQALKERNWELKQRAAQITQLDMTVREHRGEMEQQIIRLECNLEKSELEIKECNKQIKILEKKLQHSKDELREKEFELLQRDQEINQLKKRIERKQQSPEALENVKCSLDTQIINF